In Pseudomonadales bacterium, a single window of DNA contains:
- the rplC gene encoding 50S ribosomal protein L3: MTIGIVGRKSGMTRVFTDEGASIPVTVIEVEPNRVTQIKTVASDGYSAIQFAVGERKASHVSKPLIGHYAKANVTAGRLLWENRVAENELADINIGDEITVAVFEEGQAIDVTGRSKGKGFAGAIKRWNFSMQDATHGNSRSHRSAGSIGQCQTPGRVVKGKKMAGHMGAERVTVQNLEIVRVDVERNLLLVKGPVPGAPGGDVLVKTAVKARS; encoded by the coding sequence ATGACTATTGGAATAGTCGGACGAAAGAGCGGTATGACCCGCGTTTTCACTGATGAGGGTGCTTCCATACCTGTCACAGTTATCGAGGTTGAACCAAACCGCGTAACTCAGATAAAAACGGTAGCCAGTGATGGCTACTCTGCCATTCAGTTCGCCGTCGGCGAGCGTAAAGCTTCTCATGTATCTAAACCGCTGATTGGGCACTATGCCAAAGCCAACGTCACTGCAGGTCGTCTGTTGTGGGAAAATCGTGTGGCCGAAAATGAGTTGGCTGATATCAATATCGGTGATGAAATTACGGTTGCGGTTTTTGAAGAAGGCCAGGCTATCGATGTGACAGGCCGTTCAAAGGGTAAAGGTTTTGCTGGGGCTATCAAGCGTTGGAATTTTAGTATGCAGGATGCTACGCACGGTAACTCGCGGTCACATCGTTCGGCAGGTTCGATCGGACAGTGTCAAACGCCTGGCCGAGTAGTTAAAGGTAAAAAAATGGCGGGCCATATGGGTGCCGAGCGAGTCACCGTGCAAAATTTAGAGATTGTACGTGTGGATGTTGAGCGTAACCTGTTGTTAGTGAAGGGTCCGGTGCCCGGAGCGCCGGGCGGCGACGTGCTGGTCAAAACTGCTGTTAAAGCGCGTAGCTAA
- the rpmC gene encoding 50S ribosomal protein L29: MKAADLREKSTEDLNKELLGLLREQFNLRMQKTSGQLGQSHLLGQVRKDIARVKTVLSQKAGN; encoded by the coding sequence ATGAAAGCAGCTGATTTACGAGAAAAATCCACAGAGGATTTAAATAAAGAATTGCTAGGGCTTTTACGCGAGCAATTTAATTTAAGAATGCAAAAAACAAGTGGGCAATTAGGCCAATCACACTTGCTAGGCCAAGTGCGCAAAGATATAGCACGAGTAAAAACCGTGTTGTCACAGAAGGCAGGAAACTGA
- the rplV gene encoding 50S ribosomal protein L22 has protein sequence METMARLKGARLSAQKARLVADQIRGKTVEDALSILTFSPKKGAAIMKKVLDSAIANAENNEGADVDELKVSTVFVDEGMTMKRIKPRAKGRADRIFKRSCHITVKVADS, from the coding sequence ATGGAAACTATGGCAAGGTTAAAAGGTGCGAGACTTTCTGCTCAGAAGGCGCGTCTAGTGGCTGACCAGATTCGTGGCAAGACGGTGGAAGATGCACTAAGCATACTCACATTCAGTCCGAAAAAGGGTGCAGCAATCATGAAAAAGGTGCTGGACTCTGCGATTGCAAACGCAGAAAACAATGAAGGCGCTGATGTGGACGAGTTAAAGGTGTCGACAGTGTTTGTCGACGAAGGAATGACAATGAAGCGTATCAAGCCGCGTGCCAAAGGCCGGGCAGATCGTATATTTAAACGCTCTTGTCATATTACCGTTAAAGTTGCAGATAGCTAA
- the rplN gene encoding 50S ribosomal protein L14, which produces MIQTESMLDVADNSGARRVMCIKVLGGSHRRYARIGDIIKVTVKEAIPRGRVKKGQVMNAVVVRTRKGVRRSDGSIIRFDGNAAVLLNQQHAPIGTRIFGPVTRELRSEKFMKIISLAPEVL; this is translated from the coding sequence ATGATTCAAACAGAATCAATGCTTGATGTGGCAGATAACAGCGGTGCCCGTCGAGTCATGTGTATTAAAGTTTTGGGCGGTTCGCATCGACGGTATGCGCGTATTGGCGACATCATTAAAGTGACAGTAAAAGAGGCGATTCCTCGTGGTCGTGTTAAAAAAGGCCAAGTGATGAATGCAGTGGTCGTGCGTACCAGGAAAGGTGTGCGACGCTCCGATGGTTCGATTATCCGTTTTGACGGTAATGCTGCCGTGTTGTTAAACCAACAGCATGCACCCATAGGCACTCGTATTTTTGGCCCGGTAACGCGCGAATTACGCAGCGAAAAGTTTATGAAAATTATTTCATTGGCGCCGGAAGTACTGTAA
- the rplB gene encoding 50S ribosomal protein L2, whose product MAIIKCKPTSPGRRHVVKVVHPDLHKGSPYAPLLESQSKGGGRNNNGRITTRHVGGGHKQHYRVIDFRRNDKDGIPAKIERLEYDPNRSANIALVLYADGERRYIIASKGMKAGDSIQSGNDAPIKNGNCLPMRNIPLGSVVHCVEMKPGKGAQVARSAGTSVQLVARDGAYCTLRLRSGEMRKILSECRATIGEVSNSEHSLRQLGKAGATRWRGVRPTVRGVVMNPVDHPHGGGEGKTSGGRHPVSPWGTPTKGYKTRSNKRTDKLIVRKRSAKK is encoded by the coding sequence ATGGCAATTATTAAGTGTAAACCAACCTCGCCTGGCCGACGTCATGTGGTTAAAGTGGTGCATCCTGATTTGCATAAGGGAAGCCCCTATGCGCCACTGTTAGAAAGTCAGTCAAAGGGCGGTGGTCGTAATAATAATGGTCGTATTACAACGCGTCATGTGGGCGGTGGACATAAGCAGCACTATCGGGTGATTGATTTCCGTCGCAATGATAAGGATGGTATACCGGCCAAGATAGAGCGGCTTGAGTACGATCCTAACCGCTCCGCGAATATAGCTCTCGTTCTCTATGCGGATGGTGAGCGTCGCTACATTATTGCCTCAAAGGGAATGAAAGCTGGAGACTCTATTCAGTCCGGTAATGATGCGCCAATAAAAAATGGTAACTGTTTGCCGATGCGGAACATTCCATTAGGTTCAGTGGTGCATTGTGTGGAGATGAAGCCAGGTAAGGGTGCTCAGGTTGCGCGTAGTGCTGGTACTTCAGTGCAGCTGGTCGCCCGCGATGGTGCTTACTGTACTTTGCGGTTGCGATCGGGAGAAATGCGTAAGATTTTGTCCGAGTGTCGAGCTACTATTGGTGAAGTGAGTAATAGTGAGCACAGCTTGCGACAGTTGGGTAAAGCCGGAGCCACGAGATGGCGCGGTGTAAGGCCAACCGTGCGTGGTGTCGTGATGAATCCAGTAGATCACCCGCATGGTGGTGGTGAAGGTAAAACTTCCGGTGGTCGGCACCCAGTATCGCCTTGGGGTACTCCCACTAAAGGCTATAAAACACGCAGTAACAAGCGTACCGATAAACTGATCGTTCGTAAGCGATCGGCCAAGAAATAG
- the rplX gene encoding 50S ribosomal protein L24, translating to MNKIRRDDEVIVIAGRDKGKRGKVSRVLQNDRLIVSGINMAKRHTKPNPMKGAAGGIVEKEASIHISNVAIYNSATNKADRVGVKVLEDGSKVRIYKSNQETIDA from the coding sequence ATGAATAAAATCAGACGAGATGACGAAGTAATTGTTATTGCGGGTCGTGATAAGGGTAAGCGCGGGAAAGTGTCGCGGGTATTGCAAAACGATCGTCTCATAGTTTCTGGGATTAATATGGCAAAACGTCATACCAAACCAAACCCTATGAAAGGCGCTGCCGGTGGTATCGTTGAGAAAGAGGCGTCGATCCACATCTCTAATGTGGCGATATACAACAGCGCAACCAATAAAGCCGATCGCGTAGGTGTAAAGGTTTTGGAGGATGGCTCCAAAGTTCGAATTTATAAGTCGAATCAAGAAACGATCGACGCGTAA
- the rpsS gene encoding 30S ribosomal protein S19 produces the protein MPRSLKKGPFADLHLMKKVETALEKNDKRPIKTWSRRSTVFPEFVGLTIAVHNGRQHVPVFITEDMVGHKLGEFAATRTYRGHAADKKAKR, from the coding sequence GTGCCACGTTCATTAAAAAAAGGGCCGTTTGCAGATCTTCATCTTATGAAGAAGGTAGAAACGGCGCTAGAAAAAAATGACAAGCGCCCCATAAAAACATGGTCGCGTCGGTCTACGGTTTTCCCAGAATTTGTGGGGTTAACAATCGCCGTGCATAACGGGCGTCAGCATGTGCCGGTATTTATTACCGAGGATATGGTAGGTCATAAATTGGGTGAGTTTGCAGCCACTCGTACCTATCGCGGTCATGCGGCTGACAAAAAGGCCAAACGTTGA
- the rplW gene encoding 50S ribosomal protein L23 — protein sequence MNPERIFKVLLGPHISEKATVVGEKQNQVVFRVAPDATKPEIKAAVEQLFNVKVDAVQVSNLKGKRKRTRYGMGKRSDLRKAYVSLQEGQDIDFLSVEKA from the coding sequence ATGAACCCAGAGCGTATATTTAAGGTTCTGTTAGGCCCGCATATCTCTGAAAAAGCAACAGTGGTAGGGGAGAAGCAAAATCAGGTTGTTTTCCGTGTGGCGCCAGATGCTACAAAGCCGGAAATTAAAGCGGCGGTTGAGCAGCTGTTTAATGTAAAAGTCGATGCCGTTCAGGTGAGTAACCTTAAAGGTAAGCGCAAGCGTACGCGTTATGGTATGGGTAAGCGAAGCGATTTGCGTAAAGCTTACGTGAGTTTGCAAGAAGGTCAGGATATCGACTTTTTGAGCGTGGAGAAGGCATAG
- the rplD gene encoding 50S ribosomal protein L4: MSLAIVGADKSKVELSEVAFGREFNEALVHQVVTAYMAGARQGSRAQKTRSEVSGGGKKPWRQKGTGRARAGTIRSPIWRSGGVTFAAKPQNHSQKVNRKMYRAAMRSILSELLRQDRLVMVESIDLDQPKTKSMISKLKEFDLPANVLVVSEEVGENLYLAARNLPHVGVCDVAGADPVSLIAYDKVLITVAALKKFEELLG; the protein is encoded by the coding sequence ATGAGTTTAGCAATCGTGGGAGCAGATAAATCAAAGGTAGAGCTGTCGGAAGTCGCCTTTGGTCGAGAGTTTAATGAAGCGTTAGTGCATCAAGTGGTTACCGCTTATATGGCGGGTGCTCGGCAAGGATCGCGTGCTCAAAAGACTCGCTCGGAAGTAAGTGGTGGGGGGAAAAAGCCATGGCGTCAAAAGGGTACTGGGCGTGCGCGAGCGGGCACGATAAGAAGCCCTATCTGGCGTAGCGGTGGTGTGACATTCGCTGCCAAGCCGCAGAACCACTCGCAAAAAGTTAACAGAAAAATGTATCGCGCAGCAATGCGTTCTATTTTGTCCGAGCTGTTGAGACAAGACCGGTTGGTCATGGTTGAGAGTATTGATTTAGATCAGCCCAAGACCAAATCGATGATCAGCAAATTAAAAGAATTCGATCTGCCCGCAAATGTATTGGTGGTGTCAGAGGAAGTGGGTGAAAATTTGTATTTGGCTGCGCGCAACCTGCCGCACGTTGGTGTATGTGATGTTGCTGGAGCTGATCCGGTTAGTTTGATTGCATACGACAAAGTGTTGATCACGGTTGCCGCCCTCAAAAAATTTGAGGAGTTATTAGGATGA
- the rpsJ gene encoding 30S ribosomal protein S10, with protein MQNQKIRIRLKAFDHRLIDASTLEIVETAKRTGAQVRGPIPLPTRKEKFTVLISPHVNKDARDQYEIRTHKRLLDIVEPTEKTVDALMKLDLAAGVDVQISLG; from the coding sequence ATGCAAAACCAGAAAATTCGAATTAGGCTGAAAGCGTTTGATCATCGATTAATCGATGCATCGACCCTGGAGATTGTTGAGACAGCGAAGCGCACTGGTGCGCAGGTGCGTGGTCCGATCCCGCTGCCGACCCGAAAGGAAAAATTTACTGTATTGATTTCTCCGCACGTCAACAAGGATGCGCGTGATCAATATGAGATACGTACCCATAAGCGTTTGTTGGATATAGTTGAGCCAACTGAGAAAACAGTTGATGCTCTGATGAAGCTAGATCTTGCTGCGGGCGTGGATGTGCAAATTAGCCTGGGCTAA
- the rpsQ gene encoding 30S ribosomal protein S17 has translation MAEQTNARTVTGKVVSNKMDKSIVVLVENRIKHPIYGKYVKRSTKLRAHDENNECNSGDIVTIKESRPISKTKSWMLERIEERAVEV, from the coding sequence ATGGCAGAGCAAACGAACGCTAGAACCGTTACGGGTAAAGTGGTCAGTAACAAAATGGATAAATCGATCGTGGTGCTGGTGGAGAATCGTATTAAGCACCCCATTTACGGCAAGTACGTAAAGCGTTCCACCAAGTTGAGAGCGCACGATGAGAATAATGAGTGCAATAGTGGCGATATTGTCACTATTAAAGAATCTCGTCCTATTTCGAAGACCAAGTCTTGGATGTTAGAGCGGATTGAAGAGCGTGCAGTAGAAGTTTAA
- the rpsC gene encoding 30S ribosomal protein S3: protein MGQKVHPTGIRLGIVKDHNSIWYANGEEYAKNLLNDLQVREYILDKLKSASVSRVLIERPAQNARITIYSARPGIVIGKKGEDVEKLRNDLGRMMGVPVQINIEEVRKPELDAQLVADSVASQLERRVMFRRAMKRAVQNAMRIGAGGIKIQVGGRLGGAEIARTEWYREGRVPLHTLRADIDYATSEASTTYGIIGVKVWIFKGEILGGIEQVRAERNAKAKQAAKGAR, encoded by the coding sequence ATGGGTCAGAAAGTACATCCAACCGGCATACGACTAGGCATTGTCAAGGATCATAATTCGATCTGGTATGCCAATGGAGAAGAGTACGCTAAAAACCTGTTGAACGACTTGCAGGTGCGCGAATACATTTTGGATAAGTTAAAGAGTGCGTCCGTAAGCCGGGTGCTGATTGAGCGTCCAGCGCAAAATGCGCGTATTACTATCTATAGCGCACGACCAGGCATTGTTATTGGCAAGAAGGGTGAAGATGTTGAAAAGCTGAGAAACGACCTCGGCAGAATGATGGGCGTTCCAGTTCAGATCAATATTGAAGAAGTGCGTAAGCCTGAGTTGGATGCGCAATTGGTGGCAGATAGTGTTGCTAGCCAGCTAGAGCGTCGAGTCATGTTCCGTCGAGCGATGAAGCGAGCTGTGCAAAATGCAATGCGAATTGGTGCCGGCGGTATCAAAATTCAAGTAGGTGGTCGTTTAGGCGGCGCTGAAATTGCACGAACAGAATGGTATCGTGAAGGTCGAGTACCATTGCACACCTTGCGAGCGGATATAGATTACGCTACCAGTGAGGCATCGACAACCTACGGTATTATTGGTGTCAAAGTGTGGATATTTAAAGGTGAGATTCTTGGCGGTATTGAGCAGGTCAGAGCTGAGCGAAATGCAAAGGCTAAACAGGCTGCTAAAGGCGCGCGGTAA
- the rpsL gene encoding 30S ribosomal protein S12, producing the protein MATINQLVRKPRKKKVAKSDVPALQSCPQRRGVCTRVYTTTPKKPNSALRKVCRVRLTNGFEVSSYIGGEGHNLQEHSVILIRGGRVKDLPGVRYHTVRGSLDTSGVSDRKQARSKYGTKRPK; encoded by the coding sequence ATGGCAACGATCAACCAATTGGTTCGTAAGCCACGTAAAAAGAAAGTAGCCAAAAGTGACGTGCCAGCGTTACAGTCCTGTCCTCAGCGGCGGGGTGTCTGTACGCGGGTTTATACCACGACGCCGAAAAAGCCAAACTCTGCATTACGTAAAGTCTGTCGGGTGCGTTTGACTAACGGATTTGAGGTTTCCTCATATATTGGTGGTGAGGGTCACAATTTGCAGGAGCACTCAGTAATTCTCATCCGTGGCGGTCGAGTCAAAGATCTACCGGGTGTGCGCTACCATACCGTGCGTGGCAGTCTGGATACTTCGGGTGTGAGCGATCGTAAGCAGGCTCGATCCAAGTATGGAACCAAACGACCCAAGTAA
- the rplP gene encoding 50S ribosomal protein L16: protein MLQPKRTKFRKMMKGRNRGLAIRGSKVSFGEYGLKAIGRGRITARQIEAARRAMTRHVKRGGKIWIRIFPDKPITKKPLEVRQGKGKGSVEYWVCQIQPGRVLYEMEGVSEELAREAFALAAVKLPIATTFVTRTVM, encoded by the coding sequence ATGTTACAACCGAAACGTACAAAATTTCGCAAAATGATGAAAGGCCGTAATCGCGGTTTAGCGATTCGTGGCAGCAAAGTAAGCTTTGGCGAATATGGATTAAAAGCGATTGGGCGAGGTCGGATTACGGCACGCCAAATTGAAGCCGCCCGTCGAGCGATGACGCGGCATGTTAAGCGTGGTGGCAAAATCTGGATTCGTATTTTCCCAGATAAACCAATCACTAAAAAACCACTTGAGGTTAGGCAAGGTAAAGGTAAGGGTAGTGTTGAATACTGGGTTTGTCAGATTCAACCTGGACGCGTCCTCTATGAAATGGAAGGGGTGTCTGAAGAGCTGGCGAGAGAAGCATTTGCGCTTGCCGCTGTTAAATTGCCCATAGCAACGACATTCGTAACGCGAACGGTGATGTGA
- the rpsG gene encoding 30S ribosomal protein S7, producing the protein MPRRRVVAKREVLPDPKYGSKVLAKFMNHVMVSGKKSLAERIVYGALNKVQERSGSGDPIVVFEKALEAIQPMVEVKSRRVGGATYQVPVEVRHDRQAALAMRWLVDFARKRGEKSMSLRLAGEILDAAEGKGAAVKKREDVHRMAEANKAFSHYRF; encoded by the coding sequence ATGCCAAGAAGAAGAGTTGTTGCTAAACGTGAAGTACTGCCTGATCCTAAGTACGGTAGTAAAGTGCTGGCTAAATTCATGAACCACGTCATGGTCAGCGGTAAGAAATCCCTCGCCGAGCGTATTGTTTATGGTGCCTTGAATAAAGTTCAGGAGCGTAGTGGTAGTGGGGACCCCATCGTAGTATTCGAGAAAGCGTTGGAAGCCATTCAACCAATGGTTGAGGTTAAATCTCGTCGTGTTGGCGGTGCTACCTATCAAGTGCCGGTTGAGGTGCGTCATGACCGTCAAGCGGCGTTAGCGATGCGCTGGTTAGTAGATTTCGCTCGTAAGCGCGGTGAAAAGTCCATGTCTCTGCGATTGGCAGGTGAAATTCTTGATGCCGCAGAAGGCAAAGGCGCTGCTGTGAAAAAACGTGAAGACGTGCACCGCATGGCTGAAGCAAACAAAGCTTTCTCGCATTATCGTTTTTAA
- the fusA gene encoding elongation factor G, with product MARLTPINRYRNIGICAHVDAGKTTTTERVLFYTGLSHKIGEVHDGAATMDWMEQEQERGITITSAATTCFWKGMQAQFPEHRVNIIDTPGHVDFTIEVERSLRVLDGAVVVLCGSSGVQPQTETVWRQANKYEVPRMVFVNKMDRAGADYMMVVRQLKDRLGAKAVPLQMTIGAEDEFKGVVDLVKMKAIIWNEADQGMTFEYQDIPADMQSVCEEMREFLVESAAEATDELMEKYLEGGDLSEVEIKKGLRLRTLANEIVPVLGGSAFKNKGVQAVLDAVIEYLPSPTEVKAIDGVLDDEVTVATREADDNAPFAALAFKIATDPFVGTLTFFRVYSGKLNSGDTVYNPVKHKKERIGRMVQMHSNDRKEIKEVLAGDIAAGIGLKDVTTGETLCDPNHIITLERMEFPEPVISVAVEPKSKVDQEKMGIALGKLAQEDPSFRVKTDQETGQTIISGMGELHLDIIVDRMRREFGVEANIGKPQVAYREAIRNTCDIEGKFVRQSGGRGQYGHVWVKFEPAEDGNADKLVFVNEVVGGVIPKEYIPAVEKGIAEQMQNGVLAGYPLLGLKATLYDGSFHEVDSNEMAFKIAGSMAAKQLRTHGGAVLLEPIMKVEVVTPEENMGDVMGDLNRRRGLVQGMEDSSMGKIIRAEVPLGEMFGYATDLRSATQGRATYTMEFEKYSEAPSSIAEQIINKA from the coding sequence GTGGCTCGTTTAACGCCTATTAATCGTTATCGGAATATCGGTATTTGTGCGCACGTAGATGCGGGTAAAACCACTACGACAGAGCGAGTCTTGTTCTATACAGGGCTGTCTCATAAGATCGGTGAAGTGCACGATGGCGCTGCGACAATGGATTGGATGGAGCAGGAACAGGAACGGGGTATTACTATTACCTCCGCAGCTACAACCTGTTTTTGGAAAGGTATGCAAGCGCAGTTTCCGGAGCATCGAGTCAATATTATTGATACCCCTGGACACGTTGATTTCACTATTGAAGTGGAGCGTTCATTGCGGGTGCTAGACGGTGCGGTGGTGGTGCTGTGTGGGTCCTCAGGTGTGCAGCCGCAGACCGAGACGGTATGGCGTCAAGCGAACAAATATGAAGTGCCACGCATGGTGTTTGTCAACAAAATGGATCGTGCTGGCGCCGACTATATGATGGTTGTCAGACAGCTGAAAGATCGTTTGGGTGCCAAGGCGGTGCCTTTGCAAATGACGATAGGCGCAGAAGATGAGTTTAAGGGCGTTGTTGATCTAGTCAAGATGAAAGCGATCATCTGGAATGAAGCTGATCAGGGTATGACTTTTGAATATCAAGATATTCCGGCCGATATGCAGTCCGTATGCGAAGAGATGCGCGAGTTTTTAGTTGAGTCGGCGGCAGAAGCTACCGATGAGTTAATGGAGAAATATCTTGAGGGTGGAGATTTAAGCGAAGTAGAGATTAAAAAAGGCCTGCGTCTACGCACCTTGGCTAATGAAATCGTTCCAGTTTTGGGTGGTTCAGCCTTTAAAAATAAAGGTGTTCAGGCTGTGTTGGATGCTGTTATTGAGTATCTGCCATCTCCTACTGAGGTTAAAGCAATCGATGGTGTGCTTGATGACGAAGTGACTGTGGCGACTCGCGAAGCTGATGATAACGCCCCATTTGCCGCGTTGGCATTTAAAATTGCAACGGACCCCTTCGTTGGAACGCTGACATTCTTCCGTGTTTATTCCGGTAAATTGAATTCGGGTGATACTGTCTACAATCCGGTGAAGCACAAGAAAGAGCGTATTGGTCGGATGGTGCAAATGCACTCCAATGACCGTAAAGAAATTAAAGAAGTGTTGGCTGGAGATATTGCGGCGGGTATTGGTCTGAAGGACGTTACCACGGGCGAGACTCTATGTGATCCTAATCACATTATTACGCTTGAGCGAATGGAGTTTCCAGAGCCGGTTATTTCTGTGGCAGTGGAGCCGAAATCCAAAGTTGACCAGGAAAAAATGGGTATTGCGTTAGGTAAGCTGGCGCAGGAAGATCCATCCTTCCGGGTTAAAACAGATCAAGAAACCGGACAAACCATTATTTCAGGAATGGGCGAGTTACATCTGGATATTATTGTTGATCGCATGCGCCGCGAATTTGGTGTTGAGGCCAATATAGGTAAGCCGCAAGTGGCGTACCGTGAAGCGATTCGTAACACCTGTGATATTGAAGGCAAGTTTGTGCGCCAGTCCGGTGGCCGTGGTCAATATGGTCATGTTTGGGTCAAGTTTGAGCCTGCGGAAGACGGTAATGCGGATAAACTGGTATTTGTTAATGAAGTAGTAGGCGGTGTGATTCCAAAGGAATACATCCCTGCCGTCGAAAAAGGTATTGCCGAACAAATGCAAAATGGTGTGTTAGCGGGTTATCCGTTGCTGGGCTTAAAAGCAACGCTGTACGATGGTTCTTTCCATGAAGTGGATTCCAACGAAATGGCTTTTAAAATAGCTGGTTCGATGGCGGCGAAACAGTTGCGTACACATGGTGGCGCAGTACTGCTTGAGCCAATTATGAAGGTAGAGGTAGTAACGCCGGAAGAAAACATGGGTGATGTGATGGGTGATTTAAATCGTCGTCGTGGCTTGGTTCAGGGCATGGAAGATTCGTCGATGGGTAAAATTATTCGTGCTGAAGTACCGCTCGGGGAAATGTTTGGTTATGCTACTGATCTTCGTTCGGCGACTCAGGGTCGTGCTACCTATACCATGGAGTTTGAAAAATACTCCGAAGCGCCGTCCAGCATTGCTGAACAAATCATCAATAAGGCTTAA
- the tuf gene encoding elongation factor Tu, whose translation MSKGKFERNKPHVNVGTIGHVDHGKTTLTAALTRVCAETWGGTAVAFDGIDNAPEERERGITIATSHVEYDSPKRHYAHVDCPGHADYVKNMITGAAQMDGAILVCSAADGPMPQTREHILLSRQVGVPYIVVFLNKADMVDDEELVELVEMEVRELLDQYDFPGDDTPIIVGSALKALEGDTSDIGMPAVQKLVETLDEYIPEPERAIDQPFLMPIEDVFSISGRGTVVTGRVERGVVKVGEEISIVGIKETTKTTCTGVEMFRKLLDEGRAGENVGVLLRGTKREEVERGQVLAKPGSITPHTKFEAEVYVLSKDEGGRHTPFFKGYRPQFYFRTTDVTGACELPEGVEMVMPGDNIQMTVTLIAPIAMEDGLRFAIREGGRTVGAGVVSKIIE comes from the coding sequence ATGTCTAAGGGTAAATTTGAACGGAACAAACCGCACGTTAATGTGGGCACAATTGGTCACGTGGATCATGGTAAGACGACGCTGACAGCGGCGTTGACGCGAGTGTGTGCGGAGACCTGGGGTGGTACTGCAGTCGCGTTTGATGGTATTGATAATGCGCCGGAAGAAAGAGAGCGCGGTATTACGATTGCGACCTCCCACGTAGAATATGATTCGCCAAAGCGTCACTATGCTCACGTTGACTGTCCTGGGCACGCGGATTATGTGAAGAACATGATCACGGGTGCGGCGCAGATGGACGGAGCGATTTTGGTCTGTTCGGCCGCGGATGGTCCGATGCCCCAAACCCGTGAGCACATACTGTTGTCGCGTCAGGTTGGCGTTCCCTATATTGTCGTGTTCTTGAACAAAGCGGACATGGTTGATGATGAAGAGCTGGTCGAGCTGGTTGAGATGGAAGTACGTGAGCTGTTGGATCAATACGATTTTCCGGGTGATGATACTCCTATTATTGTGGGTTCAGCCTTGAAGGCTCTGGAAGGTGATACTTCTGATATTGGCATGCCGGCAGTGCAGAAGCTGGTTGAAACGTTGGACGAATACATTCCTGAGCCGGAGCGTGCGATCGATCAGCCGTTTTTGATGCCGATAGAAGACGTGTTCTCGATTTCTGGTCGTGGCACGGTGGTTACGGGTCGAGTTGAGCGTGGTGTGGTTAAGGTGGGAGAAGAGATTTCGATTGTTGGTATTAAAGAGACCACCAAGACGACCTGTACCGGTGTTGAGATGTTCCGTAAGTTGCTGGATGAAGGTCGAGCTGGTGAAAACGTTGGAGTTCTGTTGCGTGGTACTAAGCGTGAAGAAGTAGAGCGTGGTCAGGTATTAGCGAAGCCGGGTTCGATTACGCCGCACACCAAGTTTGAAGCGGAAGTGTATGTTCTGTCAAAAGACGAAGGCGGCAGACACACACCTTTCTTCAAAGGGTATCGTCCGCAGTTTTACTTCCGTACCACGGATGTCACGGGCGCTTGTGAATTGCCGGAAGGTGTCGAGATGGTGATGCCGGGTGATAACATTCAGATGACAGTGACTTTGATTGCGCCGATTGCGATGGAAGATGGGCTACGCTTTGCGATTCGTGAAGGTGGTCGTACTGTTGGTGCTGGTGTCGTTAGTAAAATTATCGAGTAA